A genome region from Desulfurobacterium atlanticum includes the following:
- a CDS encoding cell division protein ZapA translates to MANLPNTVDIIVSGRRFTIRTDKDPEYVRHLGVRLEKMIERIRSANTKITYDKALVIACLYLLDENEMLREQIRDLGLEIQRLHEEGAKVLINSKKKIAP, encoded by the coding sequence GTGGCAAATTTGCCTAATACTGTAGATATAATTGTCTCCGGCAGGAGATTTACCATAAGGACCGATAAAGACCCTGAGTATGTAAGGCATCTTGGTGTCAGACTTGAAAAGATGATAGAGCGTATAAGGTCTGCCAATACAAAGATTACATACGATAAGGCACTTGTCATAGCATGCTTGTATCTTCTTGATGAAAATGAGATGTTAAGAGAGCAGATAAGAGATCTTGGTCTTGAAATTCAGAGACTTCATGAGGAAGGCGCGAAGGTTTTAATAAATTCAAAGAAAAAAATAGCGCCGTAG
- the rplT gene encoding 50S ribosomal protein L20 codes for MRVKTSRRRYRRKKLKKMTKGYFGAKHKLYRTMKIQVMKSLFYAYKHRRERKREFRRLWIARINAAVRQFGLNYSRFINGLKKAGIELDRKVLADIAVRDPEGFKAIVERVKAVI; via the coding sequence ATGAGAGTTAAAACAAGTAGAAGAAGGTACAGAAGAAAGAAATTGAAGAAGATGACCAAAGGCTACTTTGGTGCAAAACATAAGCTTTACAGAACTATGAAAATTCAGGTAATGAAGTCTCTCTTTTATGCTTACAAGCATAGAAGAGAGAGAAAAAGAGAGTTCAGAAGACTCTGGATTGCAAGAATTAATGCGGCAGTTAGGCAGTTTGGTCTCAATTACAGCAGATTTATCAATGGTCTTAAAAAAGCTGGAATTGAGCTTGACAGAAAAGTTCTTGCAGATATTGCTGTAAGAGACCCTGAAGGTTTCAAAGCTATTGTTGAAAGAGTGAAGGCGGTTATTTAA
- the pheS gene encoding phenylalanine--tRNA ligase subunit alpha has protein sequence MDIGILNDIKKKVQEELSKISSLKAVEELRVKYLGRKGEITSLLKRIPELPPEKRKDFGKACNELKKEIESFIEEKVQRLKEIEKQRKIRQEYIDITLPGRKVSSGALHPITKTLTEIVNIFTSMGFAVAKGPEIETDFYNFEALNIPKGHPAREMQDTFYINEETVLRTHTSPVQIRVMESTQPPVQIIAPGKVYRKDADVTHTPMFHQVEGLMVDTSVTFADLKGVLELFLKEFFGSDTKVRFRPSFFPFTEPSAEVDIGCVICGGSGCKVCKGTGWLEVLGCGMVDPAVFRSVNIDPETYQGFAFGMGVERLTMLKYGIDDLRLFFENDLRFIKQFKGLEI, from the coding sequence ATGGATATTGGAATTTTAAATGATATAAAGAAAAAAGTTCAGGAAGAGTTATCAAAAATTTCTTCTTTAAAAGCAGTTGAAGAACTGCGGGTAAAGTATCTTGGGAGAAAAGGTGAGATAACTTCTCTTTTGAAAAGAATACCGGAACTTCCTCCTGAAAAAAGAAAGGATTTTGGAAAGGCGTGTAATGAACTAAAAAAAGAGATAGAGTCTTTTATTGAAGAAAAGGTTCAAAGGCTTAAGGAAATAGAAAAACAAAGGAAAATAAGGCAGGAATATATAGATATAACACTTCCAGGCAGAAAAGTTTCTTCGGGTGCTCTTCATCCAATAACAAAAACGTTAACGGAAATTGTTAACATATTTACTTCTATGGGTTTTGCCGTTGCTAAAGGTCCTGAGATAGAAACCGATTTTTACAACTTTGAAGCTTTAAACATTCCTAAAGGACATCCAGCAAGAGAGATGCAGGATACTTTTTATATAAATGAAGAAACTGTTTTAAGAACACACACTTCTCCTGTTCAGATAAGGGTTATGGAATCAACACAACCTCCTGTTCAGATAATTGCACCGGGTAAAGTTTACAGAAAAGATGCTGATGTTACTCACACTCCAATGTTTCATCAGGTTGAAGGATTGATGGTAGATACTTCTGTAACTTTTGCCGACCTTAAAGGTGTTCTTGAGCTTTTCCTTAAAGAGTTTTTTGGTTCTGACACAAAGGTCAGGTTCAGACCGAGTTTTTTCCCTTTTACAGAGCCCAGTGCTGAAGTTGATATAGGGTGTGTTATTTGCGGTGGAAGTGGCTGTAAAGTTTGTAAAGGAACAGGTTGGCTTGAAGTGCTTGGTTGCGGTATGGTTGATCCTGCAGTTTTCCGCTCTGTTAATATAGACCCGGAAACATATCAGGGGTTTGCCTTTGGAATGGGTGTTGAAAGGCTTACGATGCTCAAATACGGTATTGATGATTTAAGATTGTTCTTTGAAAACGATTTAAGATTTATAAAACAGTTTAAAGGGTTGGAAATATGA
- a CDS encoding 5-formyltetrahydrofolate cyclo-ligase yields MKELKAEIRKRIKEKRLLLDKTCAEKLSIEVCGHILNIENLLEFSSFLLYYPHKGEVSLLSLFSFLKDHGKRVLFPKVVGKEIIPIEVSSLDELSKGFKGIFEPVFLSKSYKPDVVFVPGIAFDLECYRLGYGGGFYDRFLSGKDYFKVGVCFDFQIIDRLPVEPFDVPVDVVVSEKRVIRRKKWNS; encoded by the coding sequence ATGAAAGAGCTTAAAGCTGAGATAAGGAAAAGAATAAAAGAGAAACGTTTATTGCTTGATAAAACCTGCGCTGAGAAGTTGAGCATTGAGGTTTGTGGGCATATTCTTAACATAGAAAACCTTCTTGAATTTAGCAGTTTTCTTCTATACTACCCCCACAAGGGAGAGGTTTCTCTCCTTTCTCTTTTCTCTTTTTTAAAAGATCATGGAAAGAGAGTTCTATTTCCTAAAGTTGTTGGAAAAGAGATTATTCCTATTGAAGTTTCATCTTTAGATGAACTTTCTAAAGGTTTTAAAGGTATTTTTGAACCTGTTTTTCTTTCAAAAAGCTACAAGCCCGATGTTGTTTTTGTTCCCGGTATAGCTTTTGACCTTGAATGTTACCGTCTTGGTTACGGTGGTGGATTCTACGACAGGTTTTTATCCGGAAAAGACTATTTTAAGGTCGGAGTTTGTTTTGACTTTCAGATAATTGACAGACTTCCCGTTGAGCCGTTTGATGTGCCTGTTGATGTTGTTGTTTCTGAAAAAAGAGTAATAAGGAGGAAAAAATGGAACAGTTAA
- the hslO gene encoding Hsp33 family molecular chaperone HslO produces the protein MLKKLDEQVKKDFKEYFGDRDYGVVAVTGEDAIRIFCIRTTNLTDIARLKHGLTPLSTVVLGRTMAGAILLTTLVKHATEQRVLLRIEGDGPAGLVVAEANGKGEVRGFIQNKHLELKSKVVNGKKKFDVKSAIGKGTLTVVKDLGLRTPYESSVPIVSGEIAEDIAYYLLKSEQIPSAVSLGVLIGEDGKVQAAGGFLVQPLPGAKDKNIAKIEENVKKLPPMTELLTSGKRPEDIIEQVLEGFTVKVLALKELSFKCRCSKETAEQSLFLLPVEDLKKLIEEGGAEIKCNFCSTAYYFTPQEIENIIKLKEKEPQ, from the coding sequence ATGCTTAAGAAGCTTGATGAGCAAGTAAAGAAAGACTTTAAAGAGTATTTCGGTGATAGAGATTACGGTGTTGTAGCTGTTACAGGGGAAGATGCTATAAGAATTTTTTGTATAAGAACAACCAACCTTACAGATATTGCAAGGTTAAAACACGGGCTTACTCCTCTTTCAACTGTTGTTCTTGGAAGGACAATGGCAGGGGCTATCCTTCTGACCACTCTTGTAAAGCATGCTACAGAGCAGAGAGTTTTACTTCGTATAGAAGGAGATGGGCCTGCTGGACTTGTTGTTGCTGAAGCCAACGGGAAAGGAGAAGTCAGAGGATTTATACAGAATAAACATCTTGAGCTTAAATCAAAGGTTGTTAACGGGAAAAAGAAGTTTGACGTTAAAAGTGCAATAGGGAAAGGAACTCTGACTGTGGTGAAAGATTTAGGACTTAGAACTCCTTATGAAAGTTCTGTTCCGATTGTTTCTGGAGAAATAGCAGAAGACATAGCCTATTATCTTTTAAAATCGGAGCAAATTCCATCGGCAGTTTCACTTGGAGTTTTAATAGGTGAAGATGGAAAAGTGCAGGCAGCAGGCGGTTTTCTGGTTCAGCCGCTACCTGGAGCAAAGGACAAGAATATTGCAAAGATTGAAGAAAATGTGAAGAAACTCCCGCCTATGACAGAGCTTTTGACATCTGGTAAGAGACCTGAAGATATAATTGAGCAGGTGCTTGAAGGGTTCACGGTTAAGGTTCTTGCACTTAAAGAGCTTTCATTTAAATGTAGATGTTCAAAAGAAACAGCCGAACAGAGCCTTTTCCTTCTTCCAGTGGAAGATTTGAAAAAGCTTATTGAAGAAGGAGGGGCAGAAATAAAATGTAATTTCTGCTCTACTGCTTATTATTTCACTCCTCAGGAGATAGAAAATATTATAAAATTGAAGGAAAAAGAACCACAGTAA
- the purB gene encoding adenylosuccinate lyase has protein sequence MIARYSLPEMSAVWDLQNKYRAWLKVEIAATKAWVQLGKVPEEALKEIEEKTRDFIEGRKEFDIKRINEIEEITNHDVIAFLTYIKEIVGDSAKYLHFGMTSSDMLDTAFAIQIKQAGEILLKDIDRILEAIKRRALEHKYTVMIGRTHGIHAEPITFGLKLAIWYEEMKRNRERLSAAIERAAVGKISGAVGTYANIDPRVEEIACRELGIGYAKVSNQVVQRDRHAEFLNALAITASSIEQFATEIRHLQRTEVREVEEPFRKGQKGSSAMPHKRNPILSERLCGLARVVRSASIIGMENIALWHERDISHSSTERTTFVDACIALDYMLQKFEWLIDNLVVYPENMMKNLNLLKGLVFSQRVLLTLIEKGGLSREDAYAVVQENAMKVWQEGKDFKELLKSDERVKKVLTDKEIEDIFDLSYHTKHVDYIFNRVFNT, from the coding sequence ATGATTGCTCGTTATTCTCTCCCTGAAATGAGTGCAGTTTGGGATTTGCAGAACAAATATAGAGCATGGCTTAAAGTAGAGATTGCTGCTACAAAAGCGTGGGTTCAGCTTGGTAAAGTGCCAGAAGAGGCTTTAAAGGAGATAGAAGAAAAGACAAGAGACTTTATAGAAGGCAGGAAAGAGTTTGATATAAAAAGGATAAATGAAATAGAAGAGATAACAAATCACGATGTTATCGCTTTTCTTACATACATTAAGGAAATTGTCGGAGATTCGGCAAAATATCTTCATTTTGGGATGACTTCATCAGATATGCTTGATACAGCCTTTGCCATTCAGATAAAACAGGCTGGGGAAATTCTTTTAAAAGATATAGACAGAATACTTGAAGCTATAAAAAGAAGGGCGCTTGAGCATAAGTATACCGTGATGATTGGTAGAACACACGGTATCCACGCTGAACCGATAACATTCGGGTTAAAGCTTGCCATCTGGTATGAGGAGATGAAAAGAAATAGGGAAAGACTATCAGCAGCTATTGAAAGGGCTGCGGTGGGTAAGATATCTGGAGCTGTTGGGACTTATGCGAATATAGACCCGAGAGTGGAAGAGATAGCGTGCAGGGAGCTTGGAATAGGGTATGCTAAAGTTTCAAATCAAGTTGTTCAGAGAGATAGACATGCAGAGTTTCTAAACGCACTTGCAATTACTGCAAGCTCCATTGAACAGTTTGCTACAGAGATAAGACACCTTCAAAGAACAGAAGTCAGGGAAGTTGAAGAACCTTTCAGAAAAGGGCAGAAAGGGTCTTCTGCAATGCCTCATAAAAGGAATCCGATTTTATCAGAAAGATTGTGCGGTCTTGCAAGAGTTGTAAGGAGTGCTTCCATTATAGGAATGGAAAATATAGCTTTATGGCATGAAAGAGATATAAGTCATTCTTCTACTGAAAGAACAACTTTTGTTGATGCATGTATAGCTCTTGATTACATGCTTCAAAAGTTTGAATGGCTGATAGATAATCTTGTTGTATATCCTGAAAATATGATGAAAAACTTAAATCTTCTTAAAGGGCTTGTTTTCTCACAAAGAGTGCTCCTTACACTTATAGAAAAGGGAGGTCTTTCAAGAGAAGATGCTTATGCTGTAGTTCAAGAAAATGCAATGAAAGTGTGGCAGGAAGGAAAAGACTTTAAAGAACTTTTAAAATCGGATGAGAGAGTTAAGAAAGTTCTTACAGATAAAGAGATAGAAGATATCTTTGACCTTTCTTACCATACAAAACATGTGGATTACATTTTTAACAGAGTTTTTAATACTTGA
- the pheT gene encoding phenylalanine--tRNA ligase subunit beta, with amino-acid sequence MRITYNWLKEFINIEDYSAEEIADILTDIGIEVDSVYYAGKDIEKVVIGKILTIEKHPNADKLKICQVDIGDTVLQIVTGADNIFEGAVVPVALHGSKLPIGIRIKKSKLRGVESNGMLCSEEELGLTTHSDGIMILPEDANLELGADAVKALGLDDWIIEYEITTNRPDALSILGIARELKAVLGREIVLPEISYTTIEKKASEELELVVEDEKGCPRYDGFVAKDVKVKHSPLFMQIRLYLVGLRPINNVVDITNYVLYEIGQPLHAFDESKIKDKTIVVRKAKDGEKIVTLDGVERTLTSSDLVIADTEKPLALAGIMGGEDSGVTYNTTDVVLESAHFDPFTIRKTAKRLGLSTDASYRFERGADIEATIFAAERALHLLQKYADANILSGKVEFYPKPYTPKVIVFNPDKVKKLIGVDIPPRKSFEILASLGFPVKKEQDYIVVKVPSWRKYDISREVDIIEEIVRIYGMKNVKSTYPLMHSDVERPRDFFNIVEIKEFLAAKGLTEVINYSFISKKLYETFGLDFDSLVKISNPLSEEWVGMRDVLFPSLINNCVQNIKRNEKDIAIFETAVTFEDTGKDLPEERLHLSILLSGKVSEGMFRERKVDFYDLKGFVEELVDFLNLTPEFEREEDKSFLHPGQAAKLIIDGKYAGFLGRLHPDIDEKFEIKQPVYIAEIDLELLLELAKGKVAKFKKLPKFPPVTRDIAVLVDKDVFAKDVEKIIVKSAGKLLEKIKLFDIYEGENIPEGKKSLAFSLTFRSSEKTLSDEEVSRIIEKVVKNLEKENIHLRA; translated from the coding sequence ATGAGGATAACATATAACTGGCTTAAAGAATTTATAAACATTGAAGATTACTCAGCTGAAGAGATAGCTGATATTCTTACAGATATAGGTATAGAAGTTGATTCTGTTTACTACGCTGGAAAAGATATTGAAAAGGTTGTTATAGGTAAAATCCTTACGATTGAGAAACATCCAAATGCTGATAAGCTTAAAATCTGTCAGGTGGATATTGGAGATACCGTTTTACAAATAGTAACAGGTGCTGATAATATTTTTGAGGGAGCTGTTGTTCCTGTTGCTCTTCACGGCTCAAAGCTTCCAATAGGAATAAGAATAAAGAAGAGCAAGTTAAGAGGTGTTGAATCAAACGGAATGCTCTGTTCTGAAGAGGAACTGGGTCTTACTACCCATTCAGACGGGATAATGATTCTTCCTGAAGATGCCAATCTTGAGCTTGGTGCTGATGCTGTTAAGGCTCTTGGTCTTGATGACTGGATTATAGAGTATGAAATAACAACAAACCGTCCAGATGCTCTCAGTATCCTTGGAATAGCAAGGGAATTAAAAGCTGTTCTCGGAAGGGAGATTGTTCTTCCGGAAATTTCCTACACTACCATTGAAAAGAAAGCTTCTGAAGAGCTTGAGCTTGTTGTTGAAGATGAAAAGGGATGTCCAAGGTATGATGGTTTTGTTGCCAAAGATGTGAAAGTAAAGCACTCTCCACTTTTTATGCAGATAAGACTTTATCTTGTGGGTTTAAGGCCTATTAATAACGTTGTTGATATTACAAACTACGTTTTGTATGAGATTGGACAGCCTTTACACGCTTTTGATGAAAGTAAAATAAAAGATAAAACGATTGTTGTTAGAAAGGCAAAAGATGGAGAAAAAATTGTAACTCTTGATGGTGTTGAGAGAACTCTTACATCTTCAGACCTTGTTATTGCTGATACTGAAAAACCTCTTGCTCTTGCAGGCATTATGGGTGGAGAGGATTCAGGAGTTACTTATAATACTACAGATGTTGTTCTTGAAAGTGCCCATTTTGACCCATTTACCATAAGGAAAACGGCAAAAAGACTTGGTCTTTCAACCGATGCGTCTTACAGGTTTGAAAGGGGTGCTGATATTGAAGCTACAATTTTTGCCGCTGAAAGAGCTTTACACCTTTTACAGAAATATGCTGATGCTAATATTTTATCTGGAAAAGTTGAGTTTTACCCGAAACCTTATACTCCTAAGGTTATAGTCTTTAATCCGGATAAAGTTAAAAAGCTTATAGGTGTTGATATTCCGCCAAGAAAATCTTTTGAGATTCTTGCTTCTCTTGGTTTCCCTGTTAAGAAAGAGCAGGATTATATTGTTGTTAAGGTTCCTTCCTGGCGAAAATATGATATTTCAAGGGAAGTTGATATTATAGAAGAGATTGTTCGCATTTATGGAATGAAGAATGTAAAGAGCACCTATCCTCTTATGCATTCAGATGTTGAAAGACCCAGAGACTTTTTTAACATTGTTGAGATAAAAGAGTTTCTTGCAGCTAAAGGTCTTACAGAAGTTATAAATTACAGTTTTATAAGTAAAAAATTGTATGAAACTTTTGGTCTTGATTTTGATTCCCTTGTTAAAATTTCCAATCCGCTTTCAGAAGAGTGGGTTGGTATGAGAGATGTTCTTTTCCCTTCTCTTATAAATAACTGTGTTCAAAATATCAAAAGAAACGAAAAAGATATTGCGATTTTTGAAACGGCTGTGACATTTGAAGATACTGGTAAAGACTTACCTGAAGAAAGGTTGCACCTTTCAATTCTTCTTTCTGGGAAAGTTTCCGAAGGAATGTTCAGAGAGAGAAAAGTTGATTTCTATGACCTGAAAGGATTTGTTGAAGAACTTGTGGATTTTCTGAATCTTACTCCTGAGTTTGAGAGAGAAGAGGATAAATCTTTTCTCCATCCCGGACAGGCAGCAAAATTGATTATTGACGGAAAATATGCAGGGTTTTTAGGAAGACTCCATCCTGATATTGATGAAAAGTTTGAGATAAAGCAACCTGTTTATATTGCTGAAATTGACCTTGAACTTCTCCTTGAACTTGCAAAGGGGAAAGTTGCTAAATTTAAAAAGCTTCCGAAGTTTCCACCTGTTACAAGGGATATTGCTGTTCTTGTGGATAAAGATGTTTTTGCAAAAGATGTTGAAAAGATAATTGTTAAGTCTGCCGGTAAACTTTTAGAAAAAATTAAGCTTTTTGATATATATGAAGGGGAAAATATACCTGAAGGCAAGAAAAGCCTTGCGTTTTCCCTGACTTTCCGTTCTTCGGAAAAAACATTGTCAGATGAAGAAGTTTCACGTATAATAGAGAAAGTTGTAAAAAATCTTGAAAAAGAAAATATCCATTTAAGGGCATAA
- a CDS encoding TldD/PmbA family protein, protein MLVDFKELGEFGVKELIKRGADFADLFFEKKFTFTAKLEDNKVESVSNGIEIGVGIRMIKGGKTFYGFTNDITQKAILNVINNLAPANGDKPVSINWEPKEKRYQQVVDGGVDFNVSSEDKIMLLKRANYRARECGDRIKQVTVVLKDSIQEVVIVNSLGHIVEDIRPRVVFYVLVVASDGKSLQTGYEPVGHLGDYSLFNEYQPEDIALNAAERALKMLSAEPAPAGTFTVVISSKAGGTMIHEAVGHGLEADIANQGLSVYSGKLGEKVASELVTVIDDGTLKGKYGSSGYDDEGVPTGKTVLIENGILKSFMYDRLQSEQSGTFILTGNGRRQSYMHVPIPRMTNTFIAPGNDNPQDIIEGTDRGIYVVKMGGGQVNTVNGDFVFEISEGYMIENGKITYPIKGASLIGNGPAVLQNIDAVGNDLGFAIGTCGKDGQGVPVSDALPTIRIKEITVGGTKR, encoded by the coding sequence TTTTAAAGAGCTTGGAGAATTTGGTGTTAAAGAGCTTATAAAGCGCGGTGCTGATTTTGCTGACCTTTTCTTTGAAAAGAAATTTACATTTACTGCCAAGCTTGAGGATAACAAGGTTGAAAGTGTTTCAAACGGGATAGAGATAGGTGTCGGTATAAGAATGATAAAGGGAGGTAAGACCTTTTACGGTTTTACAAACGATATAACTCAAAAAGCGATTCTTAATGTAATCAATAACCTTGCTCCTGCAAATGGTGATAAACCGGTCTCTATCAACTGGGAACCTAAAGAAAAAAGATACCAGCAGGTTGTTGACGGTGGTGTTGATTTCAACGTTTCATCTGAAGATAAGATAATGCTTTTAAAAAGGGCAAATTACAGGGCAAGGGAGTGTGGAGACAGGATAAAGCAGGTAACGGTTGTTCTTAAAGATTCCATTCAGGAAGTAGTAATTGTTAACTCTCTTGGTCATATAGTTGAAGATATACGGCCGCGGGTTGTTTTTTACGTTCTTGTTGTTGCTTCAGACGGGAAATCTTTACAGACAGGTTATGAACCTGTAGGTCACCTTGGTGATTACTCCCTTTTCAATGAATATCAACCTGAAGATATAGCTTTAAATGCTGCGGAAAGAGCACTAAAAATGCTTTCTGCAGAGCCTGCTCCGGCAGGAACGTTTACAGTTGTTATCTCATCAAAAGCTGGCGGAACTATGATTCATGAAGCTGTGGGGCATGGACTTGAAGCTGACATTGCTAATCAGGGGCTTTCTGTCTATTCTGGTAAGTTAGGTGAGAAGGTTGCTTCAGAACTTGTAACTGTTATAGATGATGGCACTCTTAAAGGAAAATACGGTTCTTCAGGTTATGATGACGAGGGAGTTCCTACAGGTAAAACCGTTCTTATAGAAAACGGTATCCTTAAAAGCTTTATGTATGATAGGCTTCAATCTGAACAGTCTGGAACGTTTATCCTGACAGGAAACGGAAGAAGACAATCATACATGCATGTTCCTATTCCAAGAATGACAAACACATTTATAGCTCCAGGAAATGATAATCCTCAGGATATTATAGAAGGAACCGACCGTGGAATATATGTTGTAAAGATGGGTGGAGGACAGGTTAATACTGTAAACGGAGATTTTGTTTTTGAAATATCGGAAGGGTATATGATAGAGAACGGAAAGATTACTTATCCGATTAAGGGAGCTTCTTTGATAGGTAACGGACCTGCAGTGCTACAAAATATTGATGCTGTTGGTAATGACCTTGGTTTCGCAATAGGAACGTGCGGCAAAGACGGTCAGGGTGTGCCGGTTTCTGATGCTCTTCCGACTATTAGAATAAAAGAGATTACTGTAGGCGGAACGAAAAGATAA
- the rpmI gene encoding 50S ribosomal protein L35 yields the protein MPKIKTRRSAAKRVKVTATGKVKHWHPNKGHILTKKSRKRKRRLRKAGYLSGAQAANYRELVLYK from the coding sequence ATGCCAAAGATAAAGACTCGCAGATCTGCAGCAAAGAGAGTAAAGGTTACAGCTACAGGTAAGGTGAAACACTGGCATCCTAACAAAGGTCACATCCTTACAAAAAAGAGTAGAAAGAGAAAAAGAAGGCTCAGGAAAGCTGGCTATCTTTCAGGTGCTCAGGCTGCAAACTACAGAGAACTTGTGCTTTACAAGTAA
- the rny gene encoding ribonuclease Y, producing MEQLMIVILSIIAGVGAGFVVGTKKEKAEIERIREQIREEAKEEAERVIRRAREEAEDLKRKADSILKEAQEKVEEIRREALLHAKEKVQLEKERIDEELREKRRELQEFEKRLLKREEFLDKREISLDKREENLDKRAEFLERIEKELEAKKQELQKLEAELSEKELELARLIEGELKKLEEISGMTKEEAEEELLRRMEDEIKSELAARYKKMEEEFEFMAERRARRILSTTIQRLATEHVAETTVAVVDLPNNEMKGRIIGREGRNIRAFELATGVDLIIDDTPEAVAISCFDPVRREVARIALERLVADGRIHPARIEEVVEKVREEIDQEIISAGEETLFELGISNVHPELIKLLGSLKFRTSYGQNVLQHVKEVAYLASMLAAEIDADPELAKRAGLFHDIGKAVSHETEGSHAAVGAEILKRYGEPDEVVNAAASHHGEVEAKYVESVLAQVGDALSAARPGARRESLEAYIKRIEKLESIAESFPGVSKAFAIQAGREVRIMVEHDKITDEEAALLAHQIAKRIEEEVQYPGQIKITVIRETRAVDYAK from the coding sequence ATGGAACAGTTAATGATAGTTATTTTATCTATCATTGCAGGTGTTGGTGCCGGCTTTGTTGTAGGAACAAAAAAAGAGAAAGCCGAGATTGAAAGGATAAGAGAGCAGATTAGAGAAGAAGCTAAAGAGGAAGCAGAAAGAGTTATAAGAAGAGCCAGAGAAGAAGCTGAAGATTTAAAAAGGAAAGCTGATTCTATTCTAAAAGAGGCTCAGGAAAAGGTTGAGGAAATAAGGAGAGAAGCACTTCTTCATGCAAAGGAGAAGGTTCAACTTGAGAAAGAGCGTATAGATGAAGAGCTTAGAGAAAAGAGAAGGGAACTTCAGGAGTTTGAGAAAAGGCTTTTAAAAAGGGAGGAGTTTCTTGATAAAAGGGAAATTTCCCTTGATAAACGGGAAGAAAATCTTGATAAACGTGCTGAGTTTCTTGAAAGGATAGAAAAAGAACTTGAAGCTAAAAAACAGGAACTTCAAAAGCTTGAAGCGGAACTTTCAGAAAAAGAGCTTGAGCTTGCAAGATTGATTGAGGGAGAACTTAAAAAACTTGAAGAGATTTCAGGTATGACAAAAGAGGAAGCAGAAGAAGAGCTTTTAAGAAGGATGGAAGATGAGATAAAGTCTGAACTTGCTGCAAGATATAAAAAGATGGAAGAAGAGTTTGAGTTTATGGCTGAAAGAAGGGCGAGGAGAATTCTTTCTACAACGATTCAAAGGCTTGCGACAGAGCACGTTGCTGAGACAACAGTTGCTGTTGTGGACCTTCCTAATAACGAGATGAAAGGAAGAATTATCGGAAGGGAAGGGAGAAATATCAGAGCGTTTGAGCTTGCTACAGGAGTTGACCTTATCATAGATGATACTCCAGAAGCTGTTGCAATATCCTGTTTTGACCCTGTAAGAAGAGAAGTTGCAAGGATAGCACTTGAAAGACTTGTTGCAGATGGAAGAATTCATCCTGCAAGGATAGAAGAGGTTGTTGAAAAAGTAAGAGAAGAGATAGACCAGGAGATAATCTCTGCAGGTGAAGAAACACTATTTGAGCTTGGTATTTCAAACGTTCATCCAGAACTCATCAAGCTTCTTGGAAGTCTTAAATTCAGAACAAGCTACGGACAAAATGTTTTACAGCATGTGAAAGAAGTGGCCTATCTTGCTTCAATGCTTGCTGCTGAAATAGATGCTGACCCTGAACTTGCAAAAAGGGCGGGACTTTTCCATGATATAGGAAAGGCTGTATCTCATGAAACTGAAGGTTCTCATGCTGCTGTTGGTGCTGAAATCTTAAAACGTTATGGTGAACCTGATGAGGTTGTTAACGCTGCAGCTTCTCATCACGGAGAGGTGGAAGCTAAATATGTTGAGTCTGTTCTTGCGCAGGTGGGAGATGCCCTTTCTGCTGCAAGACCTGGAGCAAGGAGAGAGAGCCTTGAAGCTTACATTAAAAGGATAGAAAAACTTGAAAGTATAGCTGAATCCTTCCCTGGAGTTTCAAAAGCTTTTGCAATACAGGCTGGAAGAGAAGTTAGAATAATGGTTGAACATGATAAAATTACCGATGAAGAGGCAGCACTTCTTGCTCACCAGATTGCAAAAAGGATAGAGGAAGAGGTTCAGTATCCAGGCCAGATTAAAATAACTGTTATAAGAGAAACAAGAGCTGTAGATTATGCAAAGTAA